Proteins from a genomic interval of Quercus robur chromosome 9, dhQueRobu3.1, whole genome shotgun sequence:
- the LOC126698449 gene encoding protein STRUBBELIG-RECEPTOR FAMILY 5-like: MSGAAIVGIALGVLAAIGALIALFSRRKSSPSSHFLDEERSSQSRSFSPLASQELSKDLPTGISNDFNGHRSVDSFASIDIKTLQKSPSVGFKLPPPEFKQTYNDNEFANLLNARKSTSIRATSYSLADLQLATANFASGHLLEKASHFIIEELPIIGIRRSNTSSH, translated from the exons ATGAGTGGAGCAGCAATAGTTGGAATAGCTTTGGGTGTACTGGCAGCAATTGGGGCACTAATTGCACTATTTTCAAGAAGAAAGTCATCTCCTTCCTCACATTTCCTTGATGAAGAGAGATCTAGCCAAAGTAGATCATTTAGTCCTCTTGCATCTCAGGAATTATCCAAAGACTTGCCTACCGGCATAAGCAACGACTTCAATg GGCATAGGTCAGTGGATTCATTTGCTTCAATTGATATAAAGACCTTGCAAAAGTCTCCCTCAGTTGGTTTTAAGCTTCCACCTCCTGAGTTTAAGCAAACTTATAATGACAATGAGTTCGCTAACCTTCTGAATGCTAGAAAAAGCACCTCCATTCGTGCTACATCCTACTCTTTGGCAGATTTACAACTTGCTACTGCTAATTTCGCGTCAGGCCACCTTCTAGAAAAAGCATCTCATTTTATAATTGAAGAATTACCTATTATTGGGATACGAAGGAGCAATACATCAAGCCATTAG
- the LOC126698450 gene encoding structural maintenance of chromosomes protein 1 isoform X2, with protein MPSLAYPGKIQRLELENFKSYKGFQTIGPFYDFTAIIGPNGSGKSNLMDAISFVLGVRSGQLRGAQLKDLIYAFDDKEKEQKGRRAFVRLVYQLANSSELQFTRTITSSGGSEYRIDGTTVTWDVYNAKLRDLGILVKARNFLVFQGDVESIASKNPKELTALIEQISGSDELKREYEKCEEEKAGAEEQSALAYQKKRTIVMERKQKKEQKEEAEKHLRLQEQLKSLKKEHFLWQLFNIENDIAKTTTELEAEMKSREDVIKDLEKFEREAGKKKKEQSKYSKEITHLEKKIAERSNKLDKNQPELLKLKEEMSRINSKTKKLQKELDRKREEKRKHVRDIEELKNGIQELTAKLEDLQVKGCDGGEKLKLDDNELREYFRIKEDAGTKTGRLRDEKEVMDRQQHADIEAQKNLEENLQQLQNRERELDSQHEQMRTRLKRISDTSAKHKAELEDLKNQLRAMQEKHRTDRSRYENLRKLLNETEDQLRDIRADRYENERDARLSQAVETLKRLFQGVHGRMTDLCRPTQKKYNLAVTVAMGRFMDAVVVEDENTGKECIKYLKEQRLPPQTFIPLQSIRVKPIIERLRALGGTAKLVFDVIQFDPVLEKAILFAVGNTLVCDELSEAKVLSWTGERFKVVTVDGILLTKSGTMTGGTSGGMEARSKQWDDKKIEEWQKRKERLELELEELGSIREMQVKESEASGKISGLEKKIQYAEIEKRSIEDKLENLRQEKKNIEQEINRISPELQKLNSDVDRRRIEITRREKKINEIVDRIYKEFSKSVGVANIREYEENQLKAAQDMAEERLSLSSQLSKLKYQLEYEQNRDMESRIKELESSISALKTDLVQIKVGEDKAKSTAEEANAEIIRYKGEVKDWKTKLEECEKEMQEWKNQTSKATTSISKINRQISSKETQIEQLKSRMQEIVDMCELEHISLPRSDPMETESSTAGPVFDFSQLNRSLLQDRRPAEREKLEADFKQKMDALISEIERTAPNLRALDQYEALKEKERAVIEEFEAARKEEKDKTDKFNSVKEERYRLFMDAFNHISNNIDKIYKQLTKSNTHPLGGTAYLNLENEDDPFLHGIKYTAMPPTKRFRDMEQLSGGEKTVAALALLFSIHSYRPSPFFILDEVDAALDNLNVAKVAGFIRSKSCEGARGNQDADGGNGFQSIVISLKDSFYDKAEALVGVFRDAERSCSRTLTFDLTKYRES; from the exons ATGCCATCCCTAGCCTACCCAGGCAAAATCCAGCGCTTAGAGCTCGAGAATTTCAAGTCCTACAAGGGCTTCCAAACCATCGGTCCTTTCTACGATTTCACCGCCATTATCGGCCCCAATGGCTCCGGCAAATCCAACCTCATGGACGCCATAAGCTTCGTCCTCGGCGTTCGCTCCGGCCAACTCCGTGGCGCTCAACTCAAAGACCTCATCTACGCCTTTGACGACAAGGAGAAGGAGCAGAAAGGCCGCCGTGCCTTCGTTCGCTTAGTCTACCAACTCGCTAACTCCTCCGAGCTCCAGTTCACTCGCACCATCACCAGCTCCGGCGGTAGTGAGTACCGAATCGACGGCACCACCGTCACCTGGGACGTCTACAATGCCAAGCTTCGGGATCTTGGAATTCTAGTCAAGGCCCGGAATTTCCTCGTCTTTCAG GGTGATGTGGAGTCCATTGCGTCCAAAAATCCCAAAGAACTTACTGCACTTATTGAGCAGATATCTGGGTCTGATGAACTCAAGAGAGAGTATGAGaaatgtgaagaagaaaaagctgGAGCTGAAGAACAATCAGCACTTGCTTATCAGAAGAAAAGAACAATAGTGATGGAGAGGaagcaaaagaaagaacaaaaagaagaagcagagaaaCATCTACGCTTGCAAGAGCAATTG AAATCTTTGAAGAAAGAGCACTTCTTATGGCAATTATTCAACATAGAAAATGACATTGCAAAGACGACCACGGAGCTTGAAGCTGAAATGAAAAGCCGTGAAGATGTTATAAAAGATCTAGAGAAGTTTGAACGTGAAGCAggtaaaaagaagaaagaacaatCCAAATATTCTAAAGAGATTACACACTTGGAAAAGAAGATTGCTGAAAGAAGTAATAAACTTGACAAGAAT CAACCCGAGCTTCTAAAGTTGAAGGAGGAAATGTCCCGCATaaattcaaaaaccaagaaactcCAGAAGGAGCTtgatagaaaaagagaagaaaaaaggaaacatGTTCGTGATATAGAAGAACTGAAGAATGGCATACAGGAACTTACTGCAAAACTAGAAGATTTACAAGTAAAAGGTTGTGATGGTGGGGAAAAACTTAAGTTAGATGACAATGAATTAAGGGAATATTTCCGAAT TAAGGAAGATGCCGGGACGAAAACTGGAAGGCTAAGAGATGAGAAAGAAGTTATGGATAGACAACAGCATGCTGATATTGAAGCTCAAAAGAATCTGGAAGAAAATCTTCAACAGCTACAAAATCGAGAACGTGAACTGGATTCGCAGCATGAACAGATGCGAACAAGACTGAAAAGAATTTCTGATACATCTGCAAAACATAAGGCTGAACTTGAAGATCTGAAGAATCAACTGCGTGCAATGCAAGAGAAGCATCGAACTGACAG ATCTAGATATGAAAATTTGAGGAAGCTACTTAATGAAACAGAAGACCAGCTACGTGATATAAGGGCTGATAGATATGAAAATGAGAGGGATGCCCGGTTGTCTCAAGCAGTTGAGACTCTCAAACGCCTGTTTCAAGGAGTCCATGGTCGCATGACAGATCTTTGTAGGCCAACACAGAAAAAATATAATCTTGCTGTTACTGTTGCTATGGGTAGATTTATGGATGCAGTAGTAGTTGAGGATGAAAATACGGGAAAAGAATGCATTAAG TATTTGAAAGAACAAAGGCTTCCTCCTCAGACATTTATACCTCTTCAGTCAATTCGTGTGAAGCCAATCATTGAGAGATTGCGGGCCTTAGGTGGTACTGCAAAGCTGGTCTTTGATGTAATCCA GTTTGATCCTGTCTTGGAGAAGGCAATTCTTTTTGCTGTTGGAAAtactcttgtttgtgatgaacTTTCTGAGGCTAAGGTACTAAGCTGGACTGGTGAGAGGTTTAAAG TTGTAACTGTTGATGGAATTCTGCTCACAAAATCTGGCACCATGACTGGTGGTACAAGTGGTGGAATGGAAGCAAGGTCAAAACAATGGGATGATAAAAAGATTGAag AATGGCAGAAAAGGAAGGAACGGTTGGAGTTGGAGTTGGAAGAGCTTGGATCAATTAGAGAGATGCAGGTAAAAGAGTCAGAAGCATCTGGGAAAATTAGTGGACTCGAAAAGAAGATTCAGTATGCGGAAATTGAGAAG CGAAGCATTGAGGACAAACTTGAAAATTTGCGGcaggagaagaaaaatattgaacAAGAAATCAATCGCATAAGCCCTGAACTGCAGAAA TTAAATAGTGATGTTGACAGAAGGAGAATTGAAATTACTAGGCGGGAGAAGAAGATCAATGAAATTGTTGATCGTATCTACAAAGAATTTAGTAAATCTGTTGGGGTGGCAAACATACGTGAATATGAAGAAAACCAACTAAAGGCCGCGCAAGATATGGCTGAAGAAAGGCTTAGCTTGAGTAGCCAGCTGTCGAAGTTGAAATACCA GTTGGAGTATGAGCAAAACCGGGACATGGAATCACGAATTAAGGAGCTAGAATCTTCTATTAGTGCTTTAAAAACTGATTTAGTACAGATTAAGGTTGGAGAGGATAAAGCCAAGTCAACTGCAGAGGAAGCTAATGCTGAGATAATCCGATATAAGGGAGAAGTAAAAG ATTGGAAAACCAAGTTGGAGGAGTGCGAGAAGGAGATGCAAGAATGGAAAAATCAGACTTCTAAAGCTACAACAAGCATTTCCAAAATTAACCGTCAGATATCTTCTAAA GAGACACAAATAGAACAGCTGAAGTCACGGATGCAGGAAATAGTAGATATGTGTGAATTAGAACATATAAGCCTTCCCAGATCGGACCCAATGGAGACAGAGTCCTCAACAGCAGGCCCAGTTTTTGATTTTAGTCAGCTAAATAGATCTCTTCTGCAGGACAGGAGACCTGCTGAACGAGAGAAGCTTGAAGCAGACTTCAAGCAAAAAATGGATGCCCTAATATCAGAAATTGAAAGAACTGCTCCAAATTTGAGGGCTCTAGACCAGTATGAGGCtctgaaagaaaaggaaagagctGTAATTGAAGAGTTTGAAGCAgcccgaaaagaagagaaggacAAAACTGATAAGTTCAACTCTGTTAAGGAGGAGAG GTACAGATTGTTTATGGATGCTTTCAACCACATTTCTAACAATATTGATAAGATTTACAAACAATTGACAAAGAGCAACACACACCCTTTGGGTGGGACAGCGTATTTAAACTTAGAAAATGAAGATGATCCATTTTTACATGGCATCAAGTACACTGCTATGCCCCCAACAAAGCGCTTCCGTGATATGGAACAGCTGTCTGGTGGGGAGAAGACTGTCGCAGCACTTGCATTGCTCTTTTCCATCCACAG TTATAGGCCTTCACCATTTTTCATATTGGACGAAGTTGATGCTGCATTGGATAACTTAAATGTGGCTAAGGTTGCTGGATTCATTCGTTCAAAATCATGCGAAGGGGCCAGGGGTAATCAAGATGCTGATGGAGGCAATGGATTTCAAAGTATTGTGATATCATTGAAAGATAGCTTTTATGACAAGGCTGAGGCTTTGGTTGGGGTTTTCAGGGATGCCGAGAGAAG CTGCTCAAGAACCTTGACATTTGACTTGACAAAGTACCGCGAATCATGA
- the LOC126698450 gene encoding structural maintenance of chromosomes protein 1 isoform X1, giving the protein MPSLAYPGKIQRLELENFKSYKGFQTIGPFYDFTAIIGPNGSGKSNLMDAISFVLGVRSGQLRGAQLKDLIYAFDDKEKEQKGRRAFVRLVYQLANSSELQFTRTITSSGGSEYRIDGTTVTWDVYNAKLRDLGILVKARNFLVFQGDVESIASKNPKELTALIEQISGSDELKREYEKCEEEKAGAEEQSALAYQKKRTIVMERKQKKEQKEEAEKHLRLQEQLKSLKKEHFLWQLFNIENDIAKTTTELEAEMKSREDVIKDLEKFEREAGKKKKEQSKYSKEITHLEKKIAERSNKLDKNQPELLKLKEEMSRINSKTKKLQKELDRKREEKRKHVRDIEELKNGIQELTAKLEDLQVKGCDGGEKLKLDDNELREYFRIKEDAGTKTGRLRDEKEVMDRQQHADIEAQKNLEENLQQLQNRERELDSQHEQMRTRLKRISDTSAKHKAELEDLKNQLRAMQEKHRTDRSRYENLRKLLNETEDQLRDIRADRYENERDARLSQAVETLKRLFQGVHGRMTDLCRPTQKKYNLAVTVAMGRFMDAVVVEDENTGKECIKYLKEQRLPPQTFIPLQSIRVKPIIERLRALGGTAKLVFDVIQFDPVLEKAILFAVGNTLVCDELSEAKVLSWTGERFKVVTVDGILLTKSGTMTGGTSGGMEARSKQWDDKKIEEWQKRKERLELELEELGSIREMQVKESEASGKISGLEKKIQYAEIEKRSIEDKLENLRQEKKNIEQEINRISPELQKLNSDVDRRRIEITRREKKINEIVDRIYKEFSKSVGVANIREYEENQLKAAQDMAEERLSLSSQLSKLKYQLEYEQNRDMESRIKELESSISALKTDLVQIKVGEDKAKSTAEEANAEIIRYKGEVKDWKTKLEECEKEMQEWKNQTSKATTSISKINRQISSKETQIEQLKSRMQEIVDMCELEHISLPRSDPMETESSTAGPVFDFSQLNRSLLQDRRPAEREKLEADFKQKMDALISEIERTAPNLRALDQYEALKEKERAVIEEFEAARKEEKDKTDKFNSVKEERIRSKILNFCQQTIPLLLPNSFFFLKFCDFLPKVLLECLTVNATKRYRLFMDAFNHISNNIDKIYKQLTKSNTHPLGGTAYLNLENEDDPFLHGIKYTAMPPTKRFRDMEQLSGGEKTVAALALLFSIHSYRPSPFFILDEVDAALDNLNVAKVAGFIRSKSCEGARGNQDADGGNGFQSIVISLKDSFYDKAEALVGVFRDAERSCSRTLTFDLTKYRES; this is encoded by the exons ATGCCATCCCTAGCCTACCCAGGCAAAATCCAGCGCTTAGAGCTCGAGAATTTCAAGTCCTACAAGGGCTTCCAAACCATCGGTCCTTTCTACGATTTCACCGCCATTATCGGCCCCAATGGCTCCGGCAAATCCAACCTCATGGACGCCATAAGCTTCGTCCTCGGCGTTCGCTCCGGCCAACTCCGTGGCGCTCAACTCAAAGACCTCATCTACGCCTTTGACGACAAGGAGAAGGAGCAGAAAGGCCGCCGTGCCTTCGTTCGCTTAGTCTACCAACTCGCTAACTCCTCCGAGCTCCAGTTCACTCGCACCATCACCAGCTCCGGCGGTAGTGAGTACCGAATCGACGGCACCACCGTCACCTGGGACGTCTACAATGCCAAGCTTCGGGATCTTGGAATTCTAGTCAAGGCCCGGAATTTCCTCGTCTTTCAG GGTGATGTGGAGTCCATTGCGTCCAAAAATCCCAAAGAACTTACTGCACTTATTGAGCAGATATCTGGGTCTGATGAACTCAAGAGAGAGTATGAGaaatgtgaagaagaaaaagctgGAGCTGAAGAACAATCAGCACTTGCTTATCAGAAGAAAAGAACAATAGTGATGGAGAGGaagcaaaagaaagaacaaaaagaagaagcagagaaaCATCTACGCTTGCAAGAGCAATTG AAATCTTTGAAGAAAGAGCACTTCTTATGGCAATTATTCAACATAGAAAATGACATTGCAAAGACGACCACGGAGCTTGAAGCTGAAATGAAAAGCCGTGAAGATGTTATAAAAGATCTAGAGAAGTTTGAACGTGAAGCAggtaaaaagaagaaagaacaatCCAAATATTCTAAAGAGATTACACACTTGGAAAAGAAGATTGCTGAAAGAAGTAATAAACTTGACAAGAAT CAACCCGAGCTTCTAAAGTTGAAGGAGGAAATGTCCCGCATaaattcaaaaaccaagaaactcCAGAAGGAGCTtgatagaaaaagagaagaaaaaaggaaacatGTTCGTGATATAGAAGAACTGAAGAATGGCATACAGGAACTTACTGCAAAACTAGAAGATTTACAAGTAAAAGGTTGTGATGGTGGGGAAAAACTTAAGTTAGATGACAATGAATTAAGGGAATATTTCCGAAT TAAGGAAGATGCCGGGACGAAAACTGGAAGGCTAAGAGATGAGAAAGAAGTTATGGATAGACAACAGCATGCTGATATTGAAGCTCAAAAGAATCTGGAAGAAAATCTTCAACAGCTACAAAATCGAGAACGTGAACTGGATTCGCAGCATGAACAGATGCGAACAAGACTGAAAAGAATTTCTGATACATCTGCAAAACATAAGGCTGAACTTGAAGATCTGAAGAATCAACTGCGTGCAATGCAAGAGAAGCATCGAACTGACAG ATCTAGATATGAAAATTTGAGGAAGCTACTTAATGAAACAGAAGACCAGCTACGTGATATAAGGGCTGATAGATATGAAAATGAGAGGGATGCCCGGTTGTCTCAAGCAGTTGAGACTCTCAAACGCCTGTTTCAAGGAGTCCATGGTCGCATGACAGATCTTTGTAGGCCAACACAGAAAAAATATAATCTTGCTGTTACTGTTGCTATGGGTAGATTTATGGATGCAGTAGTAGTTGAGGATGAAAATACGGGAAAAGAATGCATTAAG TATTTGAAAGAACAAAGGCTTCCTCCTCAGACATTTATACCTCTTCAGTCAATTCGTGTGAAGCCAATCATTGAGAGATTGCGGGCCTTAGGTGGTACTGCAAAGCTGGTCTTTGATGTAATCCA GTTTGATCCTGTCTTGGAGAAGGCAATTCTTTTTGCTGTTGGAAAtactcttgtttgtgatgaacTTTCTGAGGCTAAGGTACTAAGCTGGACTGGTGAGAGGTTTAAAG TTGTAACTGTTGATGGAATTCTGCTCACAAAATCTGGCACCATGACTGGTGGTACAAGTGGTGGAATGGAAGCAAGGTCAAAACAATGGGATGATAAAAAGATTGAag AATGGCAGAAAAGGAAGGAACGGTTGGAGTTGGAGTTGGAAGAGCTTGGATCAATTAGAGAGATGCAGGTAAAAGAGTCAGAAGCATCTGGGAAAATTAGTGGACTCGAAAAGAAGATTCAGTATGCGGAAATTGAGAAG CGAAGCATTGAGGACAAACTTGAAAATTTGCGGcaggagaagaaaaatattgaacAAGAAATCAATCGCATAAGCCCTGAACTGCAGAAA TTAAATAGTGATGTTGACAGAAGGAGAATTGAAATTACTAGGCGGGAGAAGAAGATCAATGAAATTGTTGATCGTATCTACAAAGAATTTAGTAAATCTGTTGGGGTGGCAAACATACGTGAATATGAAGAAAACCAACTAAAGGCCGCGCAAGATATGGCTGAAGAAAGGCTTAGCTTGAGTAGCCAGCTGTCGAAGTTGAAATACCA GTTGGAGTATGAGCAAAACCGGGACATGGAATCACGAATTAAGGAGCTAGAATCTTCTATTAGTGCTTTAAAAACTGATTTAGTACAGATTAAGGTTGGAGAGGATAAAGCCAAGTCAACTGCAGAGGAAGCTAATGCTGAGATAATCCGATATAAGGGAGAAGTAAAAG ATTGGAAAACCAAGTTGGAGGAGTGCGAGAAGGAGATGCAAGAATGGAAAAATCAGACTTCTAAAGCTACAACAAGCATTTCCAAAATTAACCGTCAGATATCTTCTAAA GAGACACAAATAGAACAGCTGAAGTCACGGATGCAGGAAATAGTAGATATGTGTGAATTAGAACATATAAGCCTTCCCAGATCGGACCCAATGGAGACAGAGTCCTCAACAGCAGGCCCAGTTTTTGATTTTAGTCAGCTAAATAGATCTCTTCTGCAGGACAGGAGACCTGCTGAACGAGAGAAGCTTGAAGCAGACTTCAAGCAAAAAATGGATGCCCTAATATCAGAAATTGAAAGAACTGCTCCAAATTTGAGGGCTCTAGACCAGTATGAGGCtctgaaagaaaaggaaagagctGTAATTGAAGAGTTTGAAGCAgcccgaaaagaagagaaggacAAAACTGATAAGTTCAACTCTGTTAAGGAGGAGAG AATTAGGAGCAAAATTCTCAACTTCTGCCAACAAACAATCCCTTTGCTGCTGcccaattcttttttcttcctgaAGTTCTGTGATTTTCTTCCCAAAGTGCTGCTTGAGTGCTTGACTGTCAATGCCACCAAAAG GTACAGATTGTTTATGGATGCTTTCAACCACATTTCTAACAATATTGATAAGATTTACAAACAATTGACAAAGAGCAACACACACCCTTTGGGTGGGACAGCGTATTTAAACTTAGAAAATGAAGATGATCCATTTTTACATGGCATCAAGTACACTGCTATGCCCCCAACAAAGCGCTTCCGTGATATGGAACAGCTGTCTGGTGGGGAGAAGACTGTCGCAGCACTTGCATTGCTCTTTTCCATCCACAG TTATAGGCCTTCACCATTTTTCATATTGGACGAAGTTGATGCTGCATTGGATAACTTAAATGTGGCTAAGGTTGCTGGATTCATTCGTTCAAAATCATGCGAAGGGGCCAGGGGTAATCAAGATGCTGATGGAGGCAATGGATTTCAAAGTATTGTGATATCATTGAAAGATAGCTTTTATGACAAGGCTGAGGCTTTGGTTGGGGTTTTCAGGGATGCCGAGAGAAG CTGCTCAAGAACCTTGACATTTGACTTGACAAAGTACCGCGAATCATGA